From one Streptomyces sp. ICC1 genomic stretch:
- a CDS encoding beta-ketoacyl-[acyl-carrier-protein] synthase family protein: protein MTRRVAVTGVGVVAPGGIGTAAFWDLLSNGRTATRGITLFDPTGFRSRIAAEVDFDPAEHGLSPEEAARADRYIQFALVAAGEAVRDAGLDLTTDEAWRTGVSLGTAVGGTTRLEHDYVAVSQSGAWWDVDHRLAGPHLHRAFTPATLASAVAEKTGARGPVQTVSTGCTSGLDAIGYAVHSIAEGRMDICIAGASDSPVSPITVACFDAIKATSPNNDDPAHASRPFDADRDGFVLGEGGAVLVLEELEHARARGATVYCEIGGYATFGNAHHMTGLTTDGLEMARAIETALAQARTGAHEIDYVNAHGSGTKQNDRHETAAVKRVLGAHAYKTPMTSIKSMVGHSLGAIGAIELAACVLAMTHQVVPPTANYETPDPECDLDYVPRVARERTLRSVLSVGSGFGGFQSAVVMTRSKEPKKSKQPKEEVVS, encoded by the coding sequence GTGACCCGCCGGGTGGCCGTCACGGGGGTCGGCGTCGTCGCCCCCGGCGGTATCGGCACCGCCGCCTTCTGGGACCTGCTGTCCAACGGCCGCACGGCGACGCGCGGCATCACCCTCTTCGACCCGACCGGTTTCCGCTCCCGGATAGCCGCGGAGGTCGACTTCGACCCCGCCGAGCACGGACTCTCACCCGAGGAGGCGGCCCGCGCGGACCGGTACATCCAGTTCGCCCTGGTCGCCGCGGGAGAGGCCGTCCGCGACGCGGGCCTCGACCTCACCACCGACGAGGCCTGGCGCACCGGAGTCTCCCTCGGCACCGCCGTGGGCGGCACCACCCGCCTGGAGCACGACTACGTGGCCGTCAGCCAGTCGGGCGCATGGTGGGACGTGGACCACCGGCTCGCCGGGCCCCACCTGCACCGGGCGTTCACCCCGGCCACCCTGGCCTCCGCCGTGGCGGAGAAGACCGGAGCGCGCGGGCCCGTCCAGACCGTCTCCACCGGATGCACCTCCGGACTCGATGCCATCGGCTACGCCGTCCACTCCATCGCCGAAGGCCGGATGGACATCTGCATCGCCGGGGCCTCGGACTCACCCGTCTCGCCCATCACCGTGGCCTGCTTCGACGCCATCAAGGCCACCTCGCCGAACAACGACGACCCCGCCCACGCGTCCCGGCCCTTCGACGCCGACCGCGACGGCTTCGTCCTCGGCGAGGGCGGCGCCGTCCTCGTACTGGAAGAGCTGGAACACGCCCGCGCCCGCGGCGCCACCGTCTACTGCGAGATCGGCGGCTACGCCACCTTCGGCAACGCCCACCACATGACCGGGCTGACCACCGACGGTCTGGAGATGGCGCGGGCCATCGAAACCGCCCTCGCCCAGGCCCGGACAGGCGCCCACGAGATCGACTACGTGAACGCGCACGGCTCCGGGACCAAGCAGAACGACCGCCACGAGACCGCCGCGGTCAAGCGGGTCCTGGGCGCCCACGCGTACAAGACGCCGATGACCTCCATCAAATCCATGGTGGGGCACTCCCTCGGCGCGATCGGGGCGATCGAGCTGGCCGCCTGCGTCCTGGCGATGACCCACCAGGTGGTACCGCCCACGGCCAACTACGAGACCCCCGATCCCGAATGCGACCTGGACTACGTCCCCCGCGTCGCCCGCGAACGCACGCTGCGCAGCGTGCTCTCCGTCGGCAGCGGGTTCGGCGGCTTCCAGTCCGCGGTCGTCATGACCCGGTCCAAGGAGCCCAAGAAGTCCAAGCAGCCCAAGGAGGAGGTGGTCTCGTGA
- a CDS encoding cupin domain-containing protein produces the protein MGLAVMAPGEHIAEHYHPYSEEFVYVVAGTLEVDLDGEAHPLLTDQGLLVPMNVRHRFRNVGDTEARMVFHLGPLAPDPKLGHVDTEEAVHPEGSAWERPPDRAGAVS, from the coding sequence ATGGGCCTGGCCGTCATGGCGCCGGGCGAACACATCGCGGAGCACTACCACCCGTACTCCGAGGAGTTCGTGTACGTGGTCGCCGGGACGCTGGAGGTCGACCTCGACGGCGAGGCCCACCCGCTCCTCACCGACCAGGGACTCCTCGTCCCGATGAACGTGCGCCACCGGTTCCGCAACGTCGGGGACACCGAGGCCCGCATGGTCTTCCACCTCGGCCCGCTCGCCCCGGACCCGAAGCTCGGGCACGTGGACACGGAGGAGGCCGTCCACCCGGAGGGCTCCGCCTGGGAGCGGCCCCCGGACCGCGCGGGAGCGGTCTCGTGA
- a CDS encoding CARDB domain-containing protein, protein MRWKQGGRLLLAGTVVAGLVSVGLLPVTFAAAAGGPNLALGKAVTASGSLGGYGASGVNDGNQGSYWEGPSGTFPTWVQVDLGSGVAVDQVVLKLPAGWETRTETLTVQGSTDGNAFSTLSASAGRVFNPSQSNAVTIGFPAATVRFVRVSVTANTGWQAAQISELEVYSADGSGGPGDPGDPGTPPPVGVNLAKGKPIEASSTTQSFVAANANDDSVTSYWEAGGQQSTLTVKLGSNADVTGIVLKLNPDPAWSHRTQGFEVLGREQSATAFTTLKARADYSFSPGGNQNTVTVPVTGRLADVQLKFSGNSGAGGGQAAEFQVIGSAAPNPDLTVPDLSWSPAAPSESEAVTVNATVRNAGTVASPATSVNVSLEGAVSGTAPVGALAAGASTTVPVSVGKRPMGSYTVSAVVDPAGTVAEQDDTNNSRTAAAKLVVGQAPGPDLQALSITSNPANPAVGAPVSFTVAVHNRGTTGVGAGTVTRLAAGTTTLNGPTPAIAAGETVNVAINGTWTATSGGATLTATADGTGLVAETNENNNTHSRAVVVGRGAALPYTEYEAEAGSYTGTLLRSDAKRTFGHTNFATESSGRESVRLGSTGQYVQFTSTVPTNSIVVRNSVPDAANGGGADATLSLYINGSFAQKLNLSSQHSWLYGSTDSPEGLTNTPGADARRLFDESHALLAQSYPVGTTFRLQRDASDTASYYVIDLIDLEQVAPAAAKPAECTSITDYGAIPNDGIDDTLAIQRAVTADQNGQIACVWIPQGQWRQEQKILTDDPLNRGQFNQVGISNVSIRGAGMWHSQLHTLTQPQNAGGINHPHEGNFGFEIDDNTQISDIAIFGSGRIRGGDGNAEGGVGLNGRFGKNTKITNVWIEHANVGVWVGRDYDNIPALWGPGDGIEFTGMRIRDTYADGINFANGTRNSTVFNSSFRTTGDDALAVWSSKYVKDQSVDIGHDNHFRNNTIQLPWRANGIALYGGYGNTIENNLIYDTMNYPGIMLATDHDPLPFSGQTLISGNGLFRTGGAFWGEAQEFGAITLFAANLPIPGVTIRDTDIHDSTYDGIQFKTGGGTVPDVKVTNVHIEKSNNGAGIRAHGGARGSATLSNVTITGSADGNVLVEPGSQFVINGG, encoded by the coding sequence ATGAGATGGAAGCAAGGCGGCCGGCTGCTGCTGGCCGGCACGGTGGTCGCGGGACTGGTGTCCGTCGGCCTCCTGCCCGTCACCTTCGCCGCCGCCGCGGGCGGACCCAACCTCGCCCTCGGCAAGGCGGTCACCGCGAGCGGATCCCTCGGCGGATACGGGGCCTCGGGAGTCAACGACGGCAACCAGGGCTCGTACTGGGAAGGGCCGTCGGGCACCTTCCCGACGTGGGTGCAGGTGGACCTCGGCAGTGGCGTCGCCGTCGACCAGGTGGTGCTGAAGCTGCCCGCCGGATGGGAGACGCGCACCGAGACGCTGACCGTGCAGGGCAGCACGGACGGGAACGCCTTCAGCACCCTGTCCGCCTCCGCGGGCCGGGTGTTCAACCCGTCCCAGTCCAACGCGGTGACCATCGGCTTCCCCGCCGCGACCGTGCGCTTCGTGCGGGTGAGCGTCACCGCCAACACGGGCTGGCAGGCCGCGCAGATATCCGAGCTCGAGGTGTACTCCGCCGACGGCAGCGGCGGTCCCGGCGACCCCGGCGATCCGGGCACGCCGCCCCCCGTCGGTGTGAACCTCGCCAAGGGCAAGCCGATCGAGGCCTCCTCCACCACCCAGTCCTTCGTCGCGGCCAACGCCAACGACGACAGCGTCACCAGCTACTGGGAGGCGGGCGGCCAGCAGTCCACGCTGACCGTGAAGCTCGGCTCCAACGCGGACGTCACCGGGATCGTCCTCAAGCTCAACCCCGACCCCGCCTGGTCCCACCGCACCCAGGGCTTCGAGGTCCTGGGCCGCGAGCAGTCCGCGACCGCCTTCACCACCCTGAAGGCCCGCGCCGACTACTCCTTCAGCCCCGGCGGCAACCAGAACACCGTGACCGTCCCCGTCACCGGCCGGCTCGCGGACGTGCAGCTGAAGTTCTCCGGCAACTCCGGGGCCGGCGGCGGTCAGGCCGCCGAGTTCCAGGTCATCGGCTCCGCCGCGCCGAACCCGGACCTGACGGTCCCGGACCTCTCCTGGTCCCCGGCCGCCCCCTCCGAGAGCGAGGCCGTCACCGTCAACGCCACCGTCCGCAACGCCGGTACGGTCGCCTCCCCGGCCACGTCCGTCAACGTCAGCCTCGAAGGTGCCGTCTCGGGCACGGCCCCGGTCGGCGCCCTCGCCGCAGGTGCTTCGACGACCGTGCCCGTCTCCGTCGGCAAGCGCCCGATGGGCAGCTACACCGTGTCCGCCGTCGTCGACCCGGCCGGTACCGTCGCCGAGCAGGACGACACCAACAACAGCCGCACCGCCGCCGCGAAGCTCGTCGTCGGCCAGGCTCCCGGCCCCGACCTGCAAGCCCTCTCCATCACGAGCAACCCGGCCAACCCGGCCGTGGGCGCCCCGGTCTCCTTCACCGTGGCCGTACACAACCGGGGCACCACCGGGGTGGGCGCGGGCACCGTCACCCGGCTGGCCGCGGGTACCACCACCCTGAACGGCCCCACCCCGGCGATCGCCGCCGGGGAGACCGTCAACGTGGCGATCAACGGCACCTGGACGGCGACCAGCGGCGGGGCCACCCTCACCGCCACCGCCGACGGGACGGGCCTCGTCGCCGAGACCAACGAGAACAACAACACCCACTCCCGTGCCGTGGTGGTCGGCCGCGGCGCCGCGCTCCCGTACACCGAGTACGAGGCGGAGGCCGGCAGCTACACCGGCACGCTGCTGCGGAGCGACGCCAAGCGCACCTTCGGGCACACCAACTTCGCCACCGAGTCCTCGGGCCGCGAGTCGGTGCGCCTGGGCTCGACCGGCCAGTACGTGCAGTTCACCTCGACCGTCCCGACCAACTCCATCGTGGTGCGCAACTCCGTCCCGGACGCGGCGAACGGCGGTGGCGCGGACGCCACCCTCAGCCTCTACATCAACGGCAGCTTCGCCCAGAAGCTGAACCTCTCCTCCCAGCACAGCTGGCTCTACGGCAGCACGGACAGCCCGGAAGGCCTGACCAACACCCCTGGCGCAGACGCCCGCAGGCTCTTCGACGAATCCCACGCCCTGCTCGCGCAGAGCTACCCGGTCGGCACCACCTTCCGCCTCCAGCGCGACGCGTCAGACACGGCCTCGTACTACGTCATCGACCTGATCGACCTGGAGCAGGTGGCCCCGGCGGCGGCCAAGCCCGCCGAGTGCACCTCGATCACCGACTACGGCGCGATCCCGAACGACGGCATCGACGACACGCTCGCCATCCAGCGGGCCGTGACCGCCGACCAGAACGGGCAGATCGCCTGCGTCTGGATCCCGCAGGGCCAGTGGCGCCAGGAGCAGAAGATCCTCACCGACGACCCGCTGAACCGGGGCCAGTTCAACCAGGTGGGCATCAGCAACGTCTCCATCCGCGGCGCGGGCATGTGGCACTCCCAGCTCCACACGCTGACCCAGCCGCAGAACGCGGGCGGCATCAACCACCCGCACGAGGGCAACTTCGGCTTCGAGATCGACGACAACACCCAGATCTCCGACATCGCCATCTTCGGTTCGGGCCGGATCCGCGGCGGCGACGGCAACGCCGAAGGCGGCGTGGGCCTCAACGGTCGCTTCGGCAAGAACACGAAGATCACCAACGTCTGGATCGAGCACGCCAACGTCGGTGTCTGGGTCGGCCGCGACTACGACAACATCCCGGCCCTGTGGGGTCCCGGCGACGGCATCGAGTTCACCGGCATGCGGATCCGCGACACGTACGCCGACGGCATCAACTTCGCCAACGGCACCCGCAACTCCACCGTCTTCAACTCGTCCTTCCGCACCACCGGTGACGACGCCCTCGCGGTGTGGTCCAGCAAGTACGTGAAGGACCAGTCGGTCGACATCGGCCACGACAACCACTTCCGCAACAACACCATCCAGCTTCCGTGGCGCGCCAACGGCATCGCGCTCTACGGCGGTTACGGCAACACCATCGAGAACAACCTGATCTACGACACCATGAACTACCCCGGCATCATGCTGGCGACCGACCACGACCCGCTGCCCTTCTCCGGGCAGACCCTGATCTCCGGCAACGGACTCTTCCGCACGGGCGGCGCCTTCTGGGGCGAGGCCCAGGAGTTCGGGGCGATCACGCTCTTCGCCGCCAACCTGCCCATCCCGGGCGTCACCATCCGCGACACCGACATCCACGACTCGACGTACGACGGGATCCAGTTCAAGACGGGCGGCGGCACCGTGCCCGACGTGAAGGTCACCAACGTGCACATCGAGAAGTCTAACAACGGGGCCGGAATCCGGGCCCACGGCGGGGCGCGCGGCAGCGCCACCCTGTCGAACGTCACCATCACGGGCTCGGCCGACGGGAACGTCCTGGTCGAACCCGGCTCGCAGTTCGTGATCAACGGCGGCTGA
- a CDS encoding SchA/CurD-like domain-containing protein, with protein sequence MTTTLSERVSQSAFDGSMLRVVLLMDLHEGAQQRFFEAYEQLRHDIASEPGHISDQLCQSFENPSQWLITSEWESAPQYLAWVNSEHHAEQVRPLGACARAMRPLKYTVLRETGRGYQDAQRPTGARLQASPRLGADIVRHALTFTVKPGSEKDVAALLSSYASPAADVDGHTRLCRTTLFMHGNRVVRTVEVRGDLMSALRHVSEQPEVRAVEEAINPHLEQDRDLGNPESARMFFMRAALPAVHHVAAREAGAADRPDVRRHALFYPAKPGCGPALARFLAREDEAAAPRPDAPTVSSSIFQRDDIVVRLIDVRSPYGEGLETAFGVRGPRKAAVLARLMVPSEDGAAASAVRHTMSLITDRRAPAER encoded by the coding sequence ATGACGACCACCCTGTCCGAACGGGTGTCACAGTCCGCCTTCGACGGCTCCATGCTCCGGGTCGTCCTGCTGATGGACCTCCACGAAGGAGCCCAGCAGCGGTTCTTCGAGGCGTACGAGCAACTGCGCCATGACATCGCTTCGGAACCCGGCCACATCAGCGACCAGCTCTGCCAGTCCTTCGAGAACCCCTCGCAGTGGCTGATCACCAGCGAGTGGGAGAGCGCCCCGCAGTACCTCGCCTGGGTCAACAGCGAGCACCACGCCGAGCAGGTCCGCCCCCTCGGCGCCTGCGCCCGCGCCATGCGCCCGCTGAAGTACACCGTCCTGCGCGAGACCGGGCGCGGCTACCAGGATGCGCAGCGGCCCACCGGCGCCCGGCTGCAGGCATCGCCCCGGCTCGGCGCCGACATCGTCCGCCACGCCCTGACCTTCACGGTCAAGCCCGGCAGCGAGAAGGACGTCGCCGCCCTCCTCTCCAGCTACGCCTCCCCGGCCGCCGACGTGGACGGCCACACCCGGCTCTGCCGCACCACGCTCTTCATGCACGGCAACCGCGTCGTGCGTACGGTGGAGGTCCGCGGCGACCTGATGTCCGCGCTGCGCCACGTCTCCGAACAGCCCGAGGTGCGGGCCGTGGAAGAGGCCATCAACCCGCACCTGGAACAGGACCGCGACCTCGGGAACCCCGAGTCCGCCCGGATGTTCTTCATGCGGGCCGCACTGCCCGCCGTCCACCACGTCGCCGCCCGCGAAGCCGGCGCCGCGGACCGCCCGGACGTACGCAGGCACGCACTGTTCTACCCGGCCAAGCCCGGTTGCGGACCGGCGCTGGCCCGCTTCCTGGCCCGGGAGGACGAGGCCGCGGCCCCCCGCCCCGACGCCCCCACGGTGAGCAGCAGCATCTTCCAGCGCGACGACATCGTCGTACGCCTCATCGACGTCCGCAGCCCGTACGGCGAAGGACTGGAGACCGCCTTCGGCGTGCGCGGACCGCGCAAGGCGGCCGTACTCGCCCGCCTGATGGTGCCGTCCGAAGACGGGGCGGCCGCGTCGGCGGTCCGCCACACCATGAGCCTGATCACCGACCGCCGGGCCCCCGCCGAACGCTGA
- a CDS encoding glyoxal oxidase, giving the protein MRRLQRSVVSSAAAIVSTLILAATPAAAAPGHDAGGAGDSAEAAVVGADHARAHTELRSAAKGAGEYPQSRRTGSLASLAASQRRANSGFEAAVSGRFTDYFPSPDFGVHVAQLPTGKVLLFSFSRVETDPTKETGPTDRIGPTNAGRAYLWDPAKGTGAGAFKKVTPPVVLMPDGTHAPRPAPFFCAGHSFLPNGMLGVFGGNTGGKGGSGAKLSFVFDPWTEGWYRNRDMAVGRWYPSVVTGADGRQIIMSGQSERGTGTPTAVVERFPALGQPVPWRPFDIPLDIASQRLRPDAPFRNDYPHLLSLRDGMIYGLGRDADQQWLFDPRAQTRTDLPRRPADFRGYGSAVPLPAGFRGPDSVLVLGGDPRDANTYRLSGGAGGRWTTEEPRAFGRTQDDTLILPDGTLLTVNGALDTRNYGFGPFNPKADLKYRQTELRGADGRWRLGPAQRLPRGYHSNALVLPDGRVMVTGDELQQIANDPDIKDGMDGSIEIFEPAYLHRGARPVLDRVPAGEIAHGAEFSVESPTAAGVRRAVLLAPTTVTHAVNTSQRHLELRMTGVRGRTIGLRAPATSADAPPGYYMLFLLDAKGVPGTARWVKLGKR; this is encoded by the coding sequence ATGCGCCGCCTGCAACGGTCCGTCGTATCGTCCGCCGCCGCGATCGTCTCCACCCTGATCCTCGCGGCCACGCCCGCCGCGGCAGCCCCCGGACACGATGCCGGGGGCGCGGGCGACAGCGCCGAGGCCGCGGTCGTCGGCGCGGACCACGCGCGGGCGCACACGGAGCTGCGCAGCGCGGCCAAGGGGGCCGGGGAGTACCCGCAGTCGCGGCGCACCGGGAGCCTGGCGTCGCTCGCCGCATCGCAGCGCCGGGCCAACTCCGGTTTCGAGGCGGCGGTCTCGGGACGGTTCACCGACTACTTCCCCTCCCCCGACTTCGGCGTGCACGTCGCCCAGCTGCCCACGGGCAAGGTGCTGCTCTTCTCCTTCTCCCGGGTGGAGACCGATCCCACCAAGGAGACCGGCCCCACGGACCGGATCGGGCCGACGAACGCGGGCCGCGCCTACCTGTGGGATCCCGCGAAGGGGACCGGCGCCGGCGCCTTCAAGAAGGTCACGCCGCCCGTCGTGCTGATGCCCGACGGTACGCACGCACCGCGCCCGGCGCCGTTCTTCTGCGCCGGGCACTCCTTCCTCCCCAACGGGATGCTGGGGGTGTTCGGCGGCAACACGGGCGGCAAGGGCGGCAGCGGAGCGAAGCTGTCCTTCGTCTTCGACCCGTGGACGGAGGGCTGGTACCGCAACCGCGACATGGCGGTGGGCCGCTGGTACCCCTCGGTGGTGACCGGCGCGGACGGCAGGCAGATCATCATGTCCGGCCAGTCCGAGCGCGGTACGGGGACGCCCACTGCGGTGGTGGAGCGGTTCCCCGCGCTCGGGCAGCCGGTGCCCTGGCGGCCCTTCGACATCCCGCTGGACATCGCCTCGCAGCGGCTGCGGCCGGACGCGCCGTTCCGCAACGACTACCCGCACCTGCTCTCCCTGCGGGACGGCATGATCTACGGGCTGGGGCGCGACGCCGACCAGCAGTGGCTCTTCGACCCGCGCGCGCAGACCCGTACGGACCTGCCCCGACGGCCCGCCGACTTCCGGGGCTACGGCTCCGCCGTGCCGCTCCCGGCCGGATTCCGGGGCCCGGACTCGGTCCTGGTGCTCGGCGGGGACCCGCGCGACGCGAACACCTACCGGCTGTCGGGCGGGGCGGGCGGCCGCTGGACCACGGAGGAGCCGCGCGCCTTCGGGCGGACCCAGGACGACACCCTGATCCTGCCGGACGGCACGCTGCTGACGGTCAACGGGGCGCTGGACACCCGGAACTACGGATTCGGGCCGTTCAACCCGAAGGCCGACCTCAAGTACCGGCAGACCGAACTGCGCGGCGCTGACGGACGGTGGCGGCTGGGGCCGGCCCAGAGGCTGCCCCGGGGCTACCACTCCAACGCCCTGGTGCTGCCGGACGGCCGGGTCATGGTCACCGGAGACGAGCTGCAGCAGATCGCCAACGACCCGGACATCAAGGACGGCATGGACGGCTCGATCGAGATCTTCGAGCCCGCCTACCTGCACCGGGGCGCCCGGCCCGTGCTCGACCGGGTCCCGGCGGGCGAGATCGCCCACGGCGCGGAGTTCTCCGTCGAGAGCCCGACGGCCGCCGGGGTGCGGCGCGCCGTTCTGCTGGCGCCGACCACCGTCACCCACGCGGTGAACACCAGCCAGCGCCATCTGGAGCTGCGGATGACCGGCGTCCGCGGCCGCACGATCGGACTGCGGGCGCCGGCCACCTCGGCCGACGCCCCGCCCGGCTACTACATGCTGTTCCTCCTCGACGCGAAGGGTGTCCCCGGTACGGCGAGGTGGGTCAAACTCGGCAAGCGCTGA
- a CDS encoding FAD-dependent monooxygenase, with the protein MEDTADVRVPVLVVGGSLVGLSTSLFLSRHGIRHLVVEKHSGTSDHPRGRGINARTMELFRVARAEGAIRQAASVLENNMGILQTESLLGGDHKWLVKAIDPSGALSKFSPTGWCVCSQNNIEPILAAQSRAQGADVRFSTELMSFDQDATGVNALVKDRKTGEHITVRADFLIAADGPRSPVREQLRIPQTGSGELFHNVSVTFRSRRLVEVLGDLRFIVCYLMKPGADGALLPVDNDTQWVFHLPWHPDRGETLEDFTEERCVEQIRAAIGVPDLDVEVGGKAPWHAAERVAERYSSGRVFLAGDAAHEMSPTGAFGSNTGIQDAHNLAWKIAAVLDGSAGPGLLDTYEAERLPVARATAERASARSAEHSHPGYAPPPTMGGGPGSGVLTTAMAYAYPRGAVVGADPDRPVIPEGLRMKGDVGTRAPHMWLTRSDGERVSTLDLYERSFVLLSGAGTPWSAAAERVAERLPAKLDAYAIGSGPGADLVQEADVDWTEVHGLTDAGAVLVRPDGFVAWRSQGTPADPQAALSEALSQVLRRS; encoded by the coding sequence ATGGAAGACACCGCAGATGTTCGCGTACCGGTTCTCGTCGTGGGCGGCTCCCTCGTGGGTCTGTCCACCTCCCTGTTCCTGAGCCGCCACGGCATCAGGCACCTGGTCGTCGAGAAGCACTCCGGCACCTCCGACCACCCGCGCGGGCGGGGCATCAACGCACGGACCATGGAGCTGTTCCGGGTGGCGCGGGCCGAGGGCGCGATCCGGCAGGCGGCTTCCGTGCTGGAGAACAACATGGGCATCCTGCAGACGGAGTCGCTGCTGGGCGGCGACCACAAGTGGCTGGTCAAGGCCATCGACCCGTCCGGCGCCCTGAGCAAGTTCAGCCCGACGGGCTGGTGCGTGTGCAGCCAGAACAACATCGAGCCGATCCTCGCCGCGCAGAGTCGCGCACAGGGTGCCGACGTGCGCTTCTCCACCGAGCTGATGAGCTTCGACCAGGACGCAACCGGGGTGAACGCCCTGGTCAAGGACCGGAAGACCGGTGAGCACATCACCGTGCGCGCGGACTTCCTGATCGCGGCGGACGGTCCGCGCAGCCCCGTGCGCGAGCAGTTGCGCATCCCCCAGACGGGCAGCGGCGAGCTGTTCCACAACGTCAGCGTCACCTTCCGCTCGCGGCGGCTCGTCGAGGTGCTGGGCGACCTGCGCTTCATCGTCTGCTACCTGATGAAGCCGGGCGCGGACGGGGCCCTGCTGCCGGTGGACAACGACACGCAGTGGGTCTTCCACCTTCCGTGGCACCCGGACCGGGGCGAGACCCTGGAGGACTTCACCGAGGAGCGCTGCGTCGAGCAGATCCGGGCCGCGATCGGCGTACCGGACCTGGACGTGGAGGTCGGCGGGAAGGCTCCCTGGCACGCGGCCGAACGGGTGGCGGAGCGGTACTCGTCCGGGCGGGTGTTCCTGGCCGGGGACGCCGCCCACGAGATGTCCCCCACCGGGGCCTTCGGCTCCAACACCGGCATCCAGGACGCGCACAACCTGGCCTGGAAGATCGCGGCGGTCCTCGACGGGTCGGCCGGCCCGGGGCTGCTCGACACCTACGAGGCCGAGCGACTGCCGGTGGCCCGGGCGACCGCCGAGCGCGCCTCGGCCCGCTCGGCGGAGCACAGCCACCCGGGGTACGCGCCGCCGCCGACCATGGGCGGCGGACCGGGCAGCGGGGTCCTGACGACGGCGATGGCGTACGCGTATCCGCGCGGCGCGGTCGTCGGCGCCGACCCGGACCGGCCGGTCATCCCCGAGGGCCTGCGGATGAAGGGTGATGTCGGCACGCGCGCCCCGCACATGTGGCTGACCCGGTCCGACGGCGAACGCGTCTCCACGCTGGATCTGTACGAGCGCTCGTTCGTGCTGCTCAGCGGTGCGGGCACGCCCTGGAGCGCGGCGGCCGAGCGGGTGGCCGAGCGGCTGCCGGCGAAGTTGGACGCCTATGCGATCGGATCCGGTCCGGGGGCCGATCTGGTGCAGGAGGCGGACGTCGACTGGACCGAGGTGCACGGGCTGACGGACGCGGGCGCGGTGCTGGTGCGGCCGGACGGGTTCGTCGCGTGGCGTTCGCAGGGCACGCCGGCCGATCCGCAGGCCGCGTTGTCCGAGGCGCTGTCCCAGGTGCTGCGCCGGTCCTGA
- a CDS encoding acyl-CoA carboxylase epsilon subunit — translation MLKEAPIAPIASLLRVEKGVAAPEELAAIAVVVACFARRNSAGAGQAPAATARRRRPPHHGSGCWSGCWACG, via the coding sequence ATGCTGAAGGAAGCTCCGATAGCCCCGATAGCCAGCCTGCTCCGTGTGGAGAAGGGCGTGGCCGCCCCCGAGGAACTCGCCGCCATCGCGGTGGTGGTCGCCTGTTTCGCCCGCCGCAACAGCGCGGGAGCGGGGCAGGCACCCGCCGCGACCGCCCGCCGCCGGCGCCCCCCGCACCACGGCTCCGGCTGCTGGTCCGGCTGCTGGGCCTGCGGTTGA
- a CDS encoding DUF4360 domain-containing protein yields MPASAAGAAAGPGTFAAPEDRVTVDVATVNGSGCRPGSATVAVAEDNSAFTVTYSEYLAMAGGTSAPTDARKNCLLSLLVHVPQGYTYAVAQVDYRGFGSLQEGAIGTQKASYYFQGMKQTEYRTHKFRGKLDDNWQASDTTGIEALVFAPCGEQRNFNINTELRAEVGASDPAKTSYMALDSTDGSINSVYHFSWKKCPAR; encoded by the coding sequence CTGCCCGCCTCCGCCGCCGGAGCCGCCGCCGGCCCCGGCACCTTCGCCGCGCCGGAGGACAGGGTGACCGTCGACGTCGCCACGGTCAACGGCTCGGGCTGCCGGCCGGGCAGCGCCACCGTCGCCGTGGCTGAGGACAACTCGGCCTTCACCGTCACCTACAGCGAGTACCTGGCCATGGCGGGCGGGACCAGCGCCCCGACCGACGCCCGCAAGAACTGCCTGCTCTCCCTGCTCGTACACGTCCCGCAGGGCTACACCTACGCCGTGGCGCAGGTCGACTACCGGGGATTCGGCAGCCTCCAGGAGGGCGCGATCGGCACCCAGAAGGCCAGCTACTACTTCCAGGGCATGAAGCAGACCGAGTACCGCACCCACAAGTTCCGCGGAAAGCTCGACGACAACTGGCAGGCGTCCGACACCACGGGCATCGAAGCCCTCGTCTTCGCCCCCTGCGGCGAGCAGCGCAACTTCAACATCAACACGGAGCTGCGCGCCGAGGTCGGGGCCTCGGACCCGGCCAAGACCAGCTACATGGCGCTCGACTCCACCGACGGCAGCATCAACAGCGTCTACCACTTCTCCTGGAAGAAGTGCCCGGCCCGCTGA